A stretch of DNA from Takifugu flavidus isolate HTHZ2018 chromosome 13, ASM371156v2, whole genome shotgun sequence:
GACTATGGAGGAAACTGCCTCATATACGACCCAGGAAATGCCACCGACCCCTTCCACAATATCTGGGTGGGACAGTTGATCTTTTCCTTTCAGCTGGTTTGATGCTTCTAAGTCAACATATCTGAACTTGCCTTTTTGTCCATTCTTCCCTCTTTCACCCTTCATGCTCTCAGTCTTTATCACTCTTTTCTTTGGATTCCTCACTGCTTCAATGCACACGCTCACATTTTGGAGATTAATTAGGTCTTTAATCAAGTCCTGACATTTTTATtggaccattttttttaaaacctctggAACATTTTCTCAAAGTAGTTCACGCGAGAGCACAAATTTAATAAGTTACGGAAACTGTAGAATCGAGGAGCAACAGTGAAGGGACAAGTAGGTCAAGGGTCAGAGCCAGTCATGAGACTGGACTGATTTATTTGAACACATGACTTTTGACTGCAGGAAAAGCAACTGTTGCGTTTTTCCTGGTGAATGTCCAAATCTTTGTAAtgagtttttttgtttgtttttttgagtgCAACTTTGTTTTTTCGTCTACAGGATAAGATGGATGGTTTTGTTCCAGCTCATTTCCTCGGGTGGTATATCAAGGTTGGTCTCATTTAAGTATCATTCAAATATGGTTCAACACATCAGTACATATTAACCTGTTTGTAGGTGATTTCTTcacatgtctctctctcacacacacacacgcacacacacacacacacacacacacacacacacacacacacacacacacaccgaactGAAACATCTTGAATTGCCTTCACTGGTATTTCGCTGACCTCCACCCTCTGCACTCCCTCTCCACCCACTCACTGtatttgttccatttttctccttttccccctctcagaCACTGATGATCCGGGATTGGTGGATGTGCATGATAATCAGTGTCATGTTTGAGTTCCTGGAATACAGCCTTGAACACCAGTTACCCAACTTCTCAGAGTGCTGGTGGGATCATGTACGTCCAAAAGTTACTCTTGTGAATAAAGTTATTATGTTCAAATAATCACGTTTCCTCAAAACCAGCAGACTTATTTTAGTGCCATTGCAGCATAGTTGATGTGACGACAGGAGGGTTGGTCAAGGGTGCCCAGTCATGGCCCAGAATAGTTGTGGAAATAGTGAACAATGCTGCACAGCTACTGATAAAGAACAGTGTTGAGCAATGTCTTCCATTTGAGGAAGTCCTGCAATTTTGTCACATCCTGATACTGAGGGTCTATAAGTGCAGGAAGCTGTTTGATTTACGTTGGCAGTTTAGTTTGAGATGTTGGTAAACATGAAAAAccactcctctccctccagTGGATCATGGATGTGTTGGTATGTAACGGCCTGGGCATCTACTGCGGTATGAAGACCCTGGCCTGGTTGTCAATGAAGCCCTACCAATGGCAGGGACTGTGGAACATTCCTACATACAAGTATGACTAAAACATCTACATAGATTCACCATATACAGTAAAAACAACTATAAAATCTCATTTCTATTTAAAAAGTTAGGCCTGTGTGGTTTTTAATGACATACGTAGGAACCAACATTAGCGTGTAAGATAAACGTCTATTTTCAGTATGACCCGAATCTCTGACGTCTTCCCTCAGGGGGAAGATTAAACGTATAGCATTCCAGTTCACTCCATACAGCTGGGTGAAGTTTGAGTGGAAGCCAGCATCAACTGTCCGCCGCTGGCTCGCCGTCTTAGGGATCATCTTTATGGTAAGAATGAGTGATCACGCTAACCATCCTAATGTGTTTAAAAGGATGCCCAAATAGGaatagcatttatttatttcctctcttCGCAGTTCCTTCTGGCAGAGCTCAACACCTTCTACCTGAAGTTTGTGCTGTGGATGCCTCCAGAACACTACCTGGTGCTCCTACGGCTCGTCTTTTTCGTGAACGTCGGAGGCGTCGCCATGAGGGAAATCTACGACTTCATGGATGACCCGTGAGTTGTTGTTTGGGATATAAGTTGAACAcatctgctggtggtggtgggggggcgggtCACAGAATCAGcatgagcagcagctgtagcaaaCACAATCACCATTTTTCATCTGTCGCGCAGGAAGTTTTACAAGAAGTTTGGACAACAGGCGTGGCTGGTGGCTGCAATCACAGTGACTGAATTCCTCATCGTGGTCAAGTATGACCCCCACACCATCACGCTGCCAATCCCCTTCTTCATCATGCAGTGCTGGTTTTTAGGACTCATCCTCATCGTCTTCTGGACTGTGTGGCGGTTCTTTTTTCGGTAAGTGTTGATTTGAGGGAGCAGGGTGGGTCAGGGATCAGGACAGCAGAGTTAAGCGTAGGCATGCTACAGCATGTCATTAAGCTTTCATATTTCCCTTCTTGGGGCCTccaccatcatccctccctcaccGGAGCGCAACAGTCTTTTTCGTTCTGTGATGGGGTGTTTTAATGGAgggtttttggttttgattAGCACGTATCatcatattttcttttgtcagtAGCGTCTCTGTCTTGTTTTCAGGGACATTACACTACGCTACAAAGAAACCCGCCGGCGTAAACAGGAAGTCCCTGGAGACCGTCCTCTGGGCAACGGCAACACAGTCACCCCTTCTGGGCGGAGCAAGCTGAACGGCAGCTCGGAGACAGTACGTCAGAGGAAGTCCTGAGAGAAGACTGAGTCCTAACTGGTTTGTTGGCAGCAGAGTGTAAGGGTTAATGGGGAAAATAGAAAGACTGAAGAATAATTGTGAGGGTCAGGACACACGTGTACATGGATCTGTGCCTACATGAATGGAATGAGTCATGAAAGAGGATTTTCACATGTGTTGTCTTAGGACTGCTGCAGGGAGTTAACGGGAGTTATAAGActggtgtttaaaaaaagaatagaagctCAAACCATTGAGATGTATTCTGGTGGGGAAAATAAGTGGCCAGGGTTCAAAACATGACAATTGATTGACAGCTTGTGACAAAGCGAAATGAGAATCAGACGTTGTGGCTATCATAATGCTCGGGCCTTCATCCTTCAGTCACTCACACCGTTATGAAGCAGTGATACATTTTCAGCAGAATCTTGGGATTTTGGCCACATTATTGCCATGCAGCAGTTTAAAACGGATCTTAAGTTATTGGACACATCGGTGCTGGGTTAGTTGAAATGTCCACATCTTTGGCCATTCAGCGCTATGCATGTTTGAGGTTTTAGGGGCTACTGGTCAGGATGGTCTAAAGGTCCTCATCCATCCTTTTCATGCTGTATGAGAGATATTATCTGATTTTTGTGTGTACTTCAGGCTTCTTACAAGAACTTTGAGGATTCTTTGTCAGTCTGACAGATCCTTCTAGGTTTGTTCTTGAAAGAACTGAATCTATGTTCAACATATAAAAGATGTACTATATTCTAGGTATTGAACTACTGATAATGGAGATGAGATAATGAGAGCAGAGTATTGTTTTCAAGGGTGTATAAAAAGGTTCTTTTTGTAAAATGGGGAAAATTTGCAGCTTTGAGGTGAACACATCCATGACAATCACTGTTCCAGGAAGCTGTGCTCCCTGTATGAAGACATACATACTCACATACCACAGTGATCATGACCATGTTTCTGTCAGAGGAGTTCAATGTAAATACATCTGGGCTCAAGTGGCGTTTCATCAGGTAACAGCGACTACATCAAGTTAGGATTCCTTTCTTTGCCAaaatttttttgtatttaatttcttttgcaTTTAAACTGATTGGCTTAAAGTGGAAACACTGGCTCTTGAGGGGAAACTGTACTGGAAGTTCAGTGTTTCATTTGGGGGAAAAAGCACCAAACTTCTTCTGCACATGCAACAAACCAAAGCTTGATTCTGATTAAAGCCAGAGACGCCACCTAAAGTCTTCTGAGCTTCAAACACAGCCTTTTTTGTCTCATGGaaattccatttcatttcaatTTAAGTATGTATCCAAAGCCATGGGGACTGTTGCTCCATTGAAACCAAATAAGTTTGGAAATTAAGGAAAACTGTTATTAAGGAGGAATTAAATGAGGGAAACCTGTCTTTGGTCATTGTTGGGTAGAAGGTtgtattttcattgttttgttgtCAACACAAACCACTAATTAGATAATCAAGTCATTAttttggcaggaaaaaaaggttctggacgTCAAGTGTCCATTAGTATTAGGTTTTGATCTATTAGGTCGTCAGAGAAGCAAGTGtgaatcatttttttaaatattttggtGGTTAATGTTGCAGGTTAGAAGGTATCTGTGGCTCTGTCTCCAGAATTTTCTGTTGCAGTCTTGGCCGATGTGTCTGTCGTGAATCTCTTGTGAATGTATAATCTGCCGCTCAGGAGGACGGCTGCTCAGAAACTGAGCTCAGTTCATGTCTCTGCTAACACTAAATGTTACTCACTGATAGACCGATGCCTTCAAGGGCATCTTTGAAATTGAAATCCCCAAAAATTAAATGGAAATGTCAAAGTCGGCACACTGCTTAAGtaattaaagaaacaaactGTTCCTTTAAATATTTTGAGCGTTGTGTACCTATGCAAttactttaaattaaaatttagTGGGTCTTGTATGTTTCTCCATGAATGTCTTAAGATGTGGGACAGGGATCCATTCAGGAACTAAActatttttgggggggggagaggattAGTCTGTGAATCCCCTTTTTCGATGTAATGTCAATTGTTGCCACATGAGGGCGACAATGTTCTCAGTGTCTTAAAACGATTTACATCTTGCTATAAAAGCCATTTTCCACCTGGATGGTGTAAATGTGAACGTGTGAAAAATCATTCAAAATGAAATGCTGCTGTACCATACAATtttataaatatttcattaaaataaagagaaagccTGAATAAAATAAGATTTTCATATCCTAAAGAAAGAAGTAGCAAAAAGGGAATGCAGTCATAAAGCATCCCATCTTGCACCAACAAAAGGGTTTCATTGTGTTCATTACATAAGACcaatatagaaataaagattcCAGTGTTCAGGCCAACTGTATCCAATTTACTAAGTCAATTAAATTTTAGTGTAgcagaaacacatttctgtCCTTTCATACTTTTGCTATTTAGTTTAAAAAACAACTATAAGTTGTTATATTAAAACTAGGAAACATGTGAGGCAGATTGTTTGTTAGATGAGGCACAACAGATTGATGATTAAAGTCTCCCTTTATTGCATAGTTTCACCAGTCATCACAGAGCCCTCTGGACTGCCATCCAGTTCCAGGAGGACATGTTCAATTTGATTGTTGGGGTTTATTAAAAAGGTGAATATGACATTTATAAAACCTCTGCCGGTGCATTTTCAGTTTAGGTTAATGACAAAGTTTCTGGACTTGTTGAAGCAGCAGGAgtgaataaaataatataaaaaacaGGTTCAAGCGATATGTTCTGGAGTGTAAACATTTTAGAAAAGTAAAGGGTGGTGGGTAGttgtagctcagtctgttggggacagGGCTCAGAAGCAAAAGctcctggttcaagccccagtgtgGACAAACCATGGAATGTGCCCTGGCCCAACCAGAACATGCCCCATCCACAACCAAGCCCAGAGAAGGTGCCCCAGAGCACCACACCCAGCCCCCACCAACACATCCCCAAAAGGGACAGAACAGTCAGGAAAACAGTTGCATAAAGCTCCTGATGCCCAAGATCCTTGTGTGAATGTATCTTATGGTCTCTTTGGTCTAAAACCTTAGTAATTTGCAGTGAATAAAAGGCACAAGTTGATTATTCAACTCAATGTGATCATGTgcaaaactttgtttttgtgctcaTTTTTTATCAATATAGATGTCTAAAGAGGACACCAAACTCTTTAAATCAAAGCTTTTACAAATATTGAAAAATCCTCCATTCATATAAAACATTAGAAAACCAACTTTCAGTAACTCATTGATCACATTTCCCCCCCAGTAACTAACGATATCAATCTGAGGCCTTACAATCCAACAGCTGCCTATTTTCAGAGTCGAAAGATGAgtttctgaaatgaaaacagcCCTTATCCCCGTTTCTACGATCTAACCAGTTTGAAGCCTTGGCCGGTGTCCAGTACTGCTGGTGGAAACCAGTTGAGTTTGACTCTTCTAAAGAATCGCAGGCACGCATTGCAGAGCCACAGCTCGTCCGAACTG
This window harbors:
- the ptdss2 gene encoding phosphatidylserine synthase 2, producing MAGKAMTKPESKRSSVAAINVTGKCATAFSAAEHVNDGPVESASSNMRAGVLKQSSRENLHRKNTECEVYDDGTNTFFWRAHTLTVLFILTCALVYVTLLEETPQDTTYNTKRGIVASILVFLCFGVTQAKDGPFTRPHPAYWRFWLCVSVVYELFLIFILFQTVHDGRQFMKYIDPKLGVALPERDYGGNCLIYDPGNATDPFHNIWDKMDGFVPAHFLGWYIKTLMIRDWWMCMIISVMFEFLEYSLEHQLPNFSECWWDHWIMDVLVCNGLGIYCGMKTLAWLSMKPYQWQGLWNIPTYKGKIKRIAFQFTPYSWVKFEWKPASTVRRWLAVLGIIFMFLLAELNTFYLKFVLWMPPEHYLVLLRLVFFVNVGGVAMREIYDFMDDPKFYKKFGQQAWLVAAITVTEFLIVVKYDPHTITLPIPFFIMQCWFLGLILIVFWTVWRFFFRDITLRYKETRRRKQEVPGDRPLGNGNTVTPSGRSKLNGSSETVRQRKS